In Phacochoerus africanus isolate WHEZ1 chromosome 2, ROS_Pafr_v1, whole genome shotgun sequence, one DNA window encodes the following:
- the LOC125121400 gene encoding olfactory receptor 1J4-like isoform X1 produces MRRENQSHVSEFLLLGLPIQPEQHGVFFALFLGMYLTTVLGNLLIILLIRLDPRLHTPMYFFLSHLALKDVSFSSVTVPKMLMNMQTQDQSISYAGCVTQTYFFIFFACIDNLLLAVMAYDMYVAICHPLHYTVIMREELCLCLLAGSWLLSCADALTHTLLMAQLMRRENQSSVSQFFLLGLPIHPEQQGMFFVLFLAMYLTTVLGNLLIILLIRLDPRLHTPMYFFLSHLALTDVSFSSVTVPKMLMNMQTQDQSISSAHCVTQMFFFIIFACVDNLLLAVMAYDRYVAICHPLHYAIIMREELSLCLLAGSWILSCAYALTHTLLLAQLSFCADNIIPHFFCDLAALLKLSCSDTSLNELVIFTAGAAVVIFPLCGILVSYGHIGVSILRVPSTKGICKALSTCGSHLSVVSLFYGTMMAVYLFSSSGLSHDKDIIASVMYTVVTPMLNPFIYSLRNRDMTLALRILFRNSNLFAK; encoded by the exons ATGAGGAGGGAGAATCAGAGCCATGTGTCTGAGTttctcctcctggggctccccatccAGCCAGAGCAGCATGGGGTATTCTTTGCtctgttcctgggcatgtaccttaccacagtgctggggaacctgctcatcatcctgctcatcaggctggaccctcgcctccacacccccatgtacttcttcctcagccacctggCCCTCAAGGAtgtctccttttcctctgtcactgtacctaagatgctgatgaacatgcagactcAGGATCAATCCATCTCCTATGCAGGGTGTGTAACACAGacctattttttcatattttttgcttgCATTGATAACCTTCTTCTTGCAGTGATGGCATATGACATGTATGTGGCTATTTGTCACCCTCTACACTACACAGTCATCATGAGGGAAGAACTGTGTCTATGTCTGTTGGCTGGATCCTGGCTCCTCTCCTGTGCTGATGCCCTGACCCACACCCTCCTCATGGCTCAACT catgaggagggagaaccagagcagTGTGTCCCAGTTcttcctcctggggctccccatccATCCAGAGCAGCAAGGCATGTTTTTTGTCCTGTTCTTGGCCATGTACCTGACCAcagtgctggggaacctgctcatcatcctgctcatcaggctggaccctcgcctccacacccccatgtacttcttcctcagccacctggCCCTCACAGATGTCTCCTTTTCATCAGTCACTGTacctaagatgctgatgaacatgcagactcAGGATCAATCCATCTCCTCTGCACACTGTGTAACACAGatgttttttttcataatttttgctTGCGTTGATAACCTTCTTCTtgcagtgatggcctatgacaggtatgTGGCCATTTGTCACCCTCTACACTATGCCATCATCATGAGGGAAGAGCTGTCTCTTTGTCTGTTGGCTGGATCCTGGATCCTCTCCTGTGCCTATGCCCTGACCCACACTCTTCTCCTGGCTCAACTGTCCTTCTGTGCAGACAACATCAttccccacttcttctgtgaccttgcTGCCCTGCTTAAGTTGTCCTGCTCAGACACCTCTCTCAATGAGCTGGTCATATTCACTGCAGGGGCTGCAGttgtcatttttccattgtgtggcATCCTGGTCTCTTATGGCCACATTGGGGTCTCCATCCTGAGGGTCCCCTCTACTAAAGGGATCTGCAAAGCCttgtccacctgtggctcccacctctctgtggtgtcTCTATTTTATGGAACAATGATGGCAGTGTACCTTTTCTCCTCATCAGGCCTGTCCCATGACAAGGACATCATTGCTTCTgtgatgtacacagtggtcacccccatgctgaaccctttcatctacagcctgagaaacagGGACATGACATTGGCTCTGAGGATTCTTTTCAGAAACAGTAATCTTTTTGCCAAGTGA
- the LOC125121400 gene encoding olfactory receptor 1J4-like isoform X2 → MNSFNSYQLQLSRSMRRENQSSVSQFFLLGLPIHPEQQGMFFVLFLAMYLTTVLGNLLIILLIRLDPRLHTPMYFFLSHLALTDVSFSSVTVPKMLMNMQTQDQSISSAHCVTQMFFFIIFACVDNLLLAVMAYDRYVAICHPLHYAIIMREELSLCLLAGSWILSCAYALTHTLLLAQLSFCADNIIPHFFCDLAALLKLSCSDTSLNELVIFTAGAAVVIFPLCGILVSYGHIGVSILRVPSTKGICKALSTCGSHLSVVSLFYGTMMAVYLFSSSGLSHDKDIIASVMYTVVTPMLNPFIYSLRNRDMTLALRILFRNSNLFAK, encoded by the exons ATGAATTCATTCAACAGTTACCAATTACAATTGTCT AGGagcatgaggagggagaaccagagcagTGTGTCCCAGTTcttcctcctggggctccccatccATCCAGAGCAGCAAGGCATGTTTTTTGTCCTGTTCTTGGCCATGTACCTGACCAcagtgctggggaacctgctcatcatcctgctcatcaggctggaccctcgcctccacacccccatgtacttcttcctcagccacctggCCCTCACAGATGTCTCCTTTTCATCAGTCACTGTacctaagatgctgatgaacatgcagactcAGGATCAATCCATCTCCTCTGCACACTGTGTAACACAGatgttttttttcataatttttgctTGCGTTGATAACCTTCTTCTtgcagtgatggcctatgacaggtatgTGGCCATTTGTCACCCTCTACACTATGCCATCATCATGAGGGAAGAGCTGTCTCTTTGTCTGTTGGCTGGATCCTGGATCCTCTCCTGTGCCTATGCCCTGACCCACACTCTTCTCCTGGCTCAACTGTCCTTCTGTGCAGACAACATCAttccccacttcttctgtgaccttgcTGCCCTGCTTAAGTTGTCCTGCTCAGACACCTCTCTCAATGAGCTGGTCATATTCACTGCAGGGGCTGCAGttgtcatttttccattgtgtggcATCCTGGTCTCTTATGGCCACATTGGGGTCTCCATCCTGAGGGTCCCCTCTACTAAAGGGATCTGCAAAGCCttgtccacctgtggctcccacctctctgtggtgtcTCTATTTTATGGAACAATGATGGCAGTGTACCTTTTCTCCTCATCAGGCCTGTCCCATGACAAGGACATCATTGCTTCTgtgatgtacacagtggtcacccccatgctgaaccctttcatctacagcctgagaaacagGGACATGACATTGGCTCTGAGGATTCTTTTCAGAAACAGTAATCTTTTTGCCAAGTGA